A genomic window from Silene latifolia isolate original U9 population chromosome 11, ASM4854445v1, whole genome shotgun sequence includes:
- the LOC141611168 gene encoding putative disease resistance protein RGA1: MFSFKVDYKPMKYTKEETSSFLSDKIIGRKEDVEKIISVLIASVNVEHPPVSLLAIVGMGGLGKTALAQLVYNDPRITKAFELKRWTCIADQDQDQWSLKGFLGKVVEGLSIDDKTSLEEIHHRIKRQLGGKKYLLVLDDVWTESYDQWQQFEGFLRVGGRGSWVIVTTRSKATAQMIGGDRVHVLQGLSEPKSWHLFERMAFQTNERDDELVKLGKHIVKKCTNVPLAIRVVGSLLRGQSKSKWLSFHDKGLDYLSETNDTMTRILKLSYDQLVPSLKACFAYCAIFPKDWEISKQMLVQLWMAQGYINSENLGEEYFFILIQRCFFQNIIVDNLGRILVFKIHDLLHDIAEKVAGEEICRVNFDTSNVGKRVRHLSHVSETYGQYIFDDTHIRTCLFIKFHKDFQRDYRVDQLLASRSIPKWTRLRSLDLSNSRAESLPESLGQLLHLRSLDLSSSSALKVLPKSITKLVNLQTLLLHSCPKLNQLPNDLSKLTDLSTLTLAECDALSHMPAGISMLTCLHTLCQFVVGSRPSSTSKQCFNGLEDLQHLNKLKGSLTIEIAGLKDEKFVKEEHGGGAYLRSKEHLEKIVINFGRGEEYGRKESEQALLEEMQPHRGVKAFELKGYHGETIPRWPGREDNSALFDLPNLVTLEIQDCSELLYLPWQIGKLPYLRTLYISGLSNMEYVANSETLASGEGSSFFPSLDRLFIHKLPKLRAWWRRSESYVVNPNDSGRIRDARVQWEHPRSTGSSPCFPVLKNLTVQYCEKLIFVPLSPLLECLEIYDSKRDMRFTPRLQLLSLYPKLKTLEINNLERLKSMPIEYSDFLSKINIENEERMERLGEVNEFPTYLLSLVQTLSITNCPKLKSVGGWLEHLSALWDLSIEGCPNVELGGMSWHNFAATLLSLSLYGIKEMEELPEGIQYCTSLRHLSIRNCRKLKSMPKWIPKLTSLRMLYLWRCTERLKERCQQPNGEDWPVIQHISILHVGLVYVMLVICVVRATLKWH, from the exons ATGTTTAGTTTTAAGGTTGACTATAAGCCTATGAAATATACAAAGGAGGAGActtcttcttttctgagtgataAAATTATCGGGAGGAAGGAAGATGTGGAGAAGATTATAAGTGTGTTGATTGCCTCTGTTAATGTTGAGCATCCACCTGTTTCTTTGCTTGCCATTGTGGGGATGGGAGGtttgggaaaaaccgctcttgccCAACTTGTGTATAACGATCCTAGGATCACCAAGGCATTCGAACTGAAAAGGTGGACATGCATTGCTGATCAGGATCAAGATCAGTGGAGCTTGAAAGGGTTTTTAGGGAAGGTGGTGGAAGGATTATCCATTGATGATAAAACGTCTTTGGAGGAGATACATCATAGAATTAAGAGGCAATTGGGAGGGAAAAAATATTTGCTCGTGTTAGATGATGTGTGGACTGAAAGTTATGATCAATGGCAGCAGTTTGAAGGGTTTTTGAGGGTAGGGGGACGGGGGAGTTGGGTAATTGTAACTACACGCTCGAAAGCAACTGCCCAAATGATTGGAGGTGATCGAGTGCATGTGTTGCAAGGCTTGTCAGAACCGAAGTCATGGCATTTGTTTGAAAGGATGGCTTTTCAAACAAACGAAAGAGATGATGAATTAGTAAAACTTGGCAAACACATTGTTAAAAAGTGCACCAATGTCCCGCTTGCTATTAGAGTGGTAGGAAGTCTTTTGCGTGGTCAATCCAAGTCTAAGTGGCTCTCATTTCACGACAAAGGGTTAGACTATCTTAGTGAAACTAATGATACCATGACCCGCATATTGAAGTTAAGTTATGATCAGCTTGTCCCTTCTTTGAAGGCTTGCTTTGCGTATTGTGCTATCTTTCCCAAGGATTGGGAAATTAGTAAGCAAATGTTGGTTCAACTTTGGATGGCACAAGGCTACATTAATTCGGAGAATTTAGGAGAGGAGTACTTTTTTATATTGATTCAAAGATGTTTTTTTCAAAATATAATTGTGGATAATTTGGGGCGAATTTTGGTTTTTAAAATACATGATTTATTGCATGACATTGCTGAAAAAGTAGCGGGTGAAGAGATTTGTAGGGTCAATTTTGATACTTCTAATGTGGGTAAAAGAGTTCGCCATCTCTCTCATGTGAGTGAAACTTATGGACAATATATCTTTGATGATACTCATATTCGTACGTGCCTTTTTATTAAGTTTCATAAGGACTTTCAAAGGGACTATAGAGTTGATCAGTTACTAGCAAGTAGATCAATACCGAAATGGACACGCTTAAGGTCATTAGATTTGAGTAATTCACGGGCCGAAAGTTTACCAGAATCACTAGGTCAACTATTGCATCTGAGGAGTTTAGACCTCTCATCCAGTAGTGCTCTAAAAGTTCTTCCCAAATCAATAACAAAGCTAGTTAATCTGCAAACTTTACTATTACATTCTTGCCCTAAGTTAAATCAATTGCCAAATGATTTGAGCAAGCTCACTGATCTAAGCACCTTAACTTTAGCTGAATGTGATGCGCTGAGTCATATGCCGGCAGGCATTAGTATGTTGACCTGTCTGCACACTCTTTGCCAATTTGTGGTGGGTTCGCGTCCAAGTTCAACTTCAAAGCAATGTTTTAATGGGTTGGAAGACTTACAACACCTGAATAAGTTAAAAGGGAGTTTGACGATTGAAATAGCAGGACTGAAAGATGAAAAATTTGTGAAGGAAGAACATGGAGGGGGAGCCTATCTAAGGAGTAAGGAACACCTAGAGAAAATTGTTATTAACTTTGGACGTGGAGAGGAGTATGGAAGAAAGGAGTCTGAGCAAGCATTGCTGGAAGAGATGCAGCCTCATCGTGGTGTCAAAGCATTCGAGTTGAAGGGGTATCATGGTGAGACAATACCGAGATGGCCAGGGAGGGAAGATAACTCGGCATTGTTTGATCTCCCAAATCTTGTCACTTTGGAGATCCAAGATTGCAGTGAGCTGCTCTATCTGCCTTGGCAGATTGGGAAGCTGCCTTACCTAAGAACGCTTTATATTTCAGGATTGTCGAATATGGAATATGTGGCAAACTCTGAAACACTTGCCTCGGGTGAAGGATCATCCTTCTTTCCTAGCCTCGATCGACTCTTTATTCATAAGTTGCCAAAGCTAAGAGCGTGGTGGCGGAGATCAGAATCGTACGTGGTCAACCCTAATGACAGTGGGAGAATCCGAGATGCACGGGTACAGTGGGAGCATCCGAGAAGCACAGGATCATCTCCCTGTTTTCCTGTACTAAAGAATCTCACTGTACAATATTGTGAAAAGTTGATATTTGTTCCTTTAAGTCCGCTACTTGAATGTCTCGAAATATATGATTCCAAGAGAGATATGAGGTTCACACCTCGTCTTCAGCTGCTGTCGTTATATCCCAAATTGAAGACACTGGAAATCAACAACTTGGAGCGGCTGAAATCAATGCCAATCGAGTACTCTGACTTTCTTTCAAAGATAAATATAGAGAATGAGGAGAGAATGGAGAGGTTGGGAGAAGTAAATGAGTTTCCGAcctatttattgtctttagtgcAAACCCTAAGTATCACAAATTGCCCGAAACTTAAGAGCGTGGGAGGATGGTTGGAGCATCTTTCTGCCTTGTGGGATTTGAGTATAGAAGGCTGTCCAAATGTAGAGTTGGGAGGGATGTCATGGCATAACTTTGCTGCTACCCTTCTATCCTTGTCTTTGTATGGAATtaaagagatggaggaattgCCAGAGGGGATACAGTACTGCACTTCCCTCCGACATCTATCCATTAGGAATTGTCGCAAACTGAAATCCATGCCGAAATGGATTCCCAAACTCACCTCTCTCCGGATGCTCTATCTTTGGCGCTGTACCGAGAGGCTCAAGGAAAGATGCCAACAACCGAATGGGGAGGACTGGCCTGTCATCCAACACATTTCAATACTTCACGTGGG ACTTGTTTATGTGATGCTTGTAATTTGTGTTGTTCGGGCAACTCTCAAGTGGCATTAA